The following is a genomic window from Amycolatopsis australiensis.
CGTCCTAGCGCCGGTCGAGCGCCTGCCGTGCCTCTTCCGCGACCAGCCGCCGCGGACCGGTGTCACCCAGTTCGAGGACGTGCTTGAGCGCCAGCTCGTACGCCGTGTCGAACGCCTGGTCCGCCACCACCGGGATGTCCGGCCGGACGCCGGTGCCCTCCCAGTTCTCGCCCGTCTCCGGGTCGAACGACCGCGCGATCGAGACCGTCACGTCGAGGTAGGTGTCGATCTTGTACTGCTCACGCGGGTGGGCGCCGCCGCGGGTGGCCTCCCCCACCGTCTTCGCCCGGCCCTGCCGCTGGAGCGAGAACGCGAGGTCCTCACCGCCGGAGAACGTCTGTGGGCCGGTCAGCACCCAGATCGGCTTGGTGCCGCCGAACCGCGGGCCGGGGACGTACGGCAGGGTCCACATCTGGGTCGTGCGGTCGCCCTCGCGCTCGTAGATGTCGAGGTAGTGCACCGGCTCGTCGACCAGGTAGGTCTGCAGCAGGGCGCTCGTGCCGGGACTGCCACCGCGGTTGCGCCGGACGTCCAGCAGCAGCGCGTCGGACGGCGCGAGCAGCGTCATCGCCGCCGTGATCGCCGGGCCGGCCAGTTCGGGCTGGTAGAGCATCGTCGTGTCCAGGTAGCCGACGTTGCCGGCCAGCCGCCGGACCTCCGCGACGCCGAAGCCCTCCAGCTCTGCCTGGAGCCGGTACTCGTCGGAGTTCGCCTCCGCGTCGCCGTCCTCGGCCACCGGGTCGACGTGGTGACGCAGGCGGAGGTGCTTGTCGCCGTTCACCGACTGCAGGTCCGCTGTGACGAGCGTCGCGAACTCGGCGTCGCTGACGTCGGCGTACGCGCCTTCGCCGAGACGCTGGCGAAGCACCTCCGCGAGCTTCGTCGCGACCTCGGGGAACACGTAGTGAGCTTCCAACCGGCGGATGACCTCTTCGACCTGCGCAGAACGCGCCTCAGACCCCATGGCAGTCAACCTACCCCAGGCCACAAACGAGTTTTCGGCATGCCGAAAACAAATGTGCGCCGCGACTGGATGACAAATTCATGGATGCCGACGGGGCAATTTCGCAGAAGCCATCAGCTTGCGACGTTCAGAACCGTCCCTTTATCGTTGCAGTGAAAGGGGCGCAGAAATTCTCATGACTACCGCGATGGTGGCGCTGATCAGCGCGTTCGGCCTGGTGCTCGCCGTGGAACTGCCGGACAAGACGCTGGTCGCGACCCTGGTGCTGACCACCCGTTTTCGCGGCGGGCCGGTTTTCGCCGGAGTCTGCGCGGCGTTCGCCGTGCAATGCGTGATCGCGGTCGCGTTCGGCAGCGTGCTGACGCTGTTGCCCGACGTGGTCCTTTCATTGGTCGTCGCCGGGCTGTTCGGCCTCGGCGCTTTCATGCTCCTTCGCGAGGGATTCAGCGAAGCGGACGAAGCCGGCGAAGACGCTTCGCGCATCGGCCCCGCGCCGAAGTCCTTCATCCGCTCCGCGATGACATCGTTCGGCGTGCTCTTCGCCGCCGAGTGGGGTGACGCGTCCCAGCTCGCGACGGCCAGCCTGACGGCCCGGATCGGCAACCCGGTCGCCGTCGGCGTCGGCGCCTTCGCCGCGCTCGTCGTGGTCGCCGGGCTCGCCGTGTTCATCGGCGGGAAGATCCGCAGCCGGATCCGCCCGAAGCTGATCCAGCGCTGCGCCGGGTTCGTGTTCGCCGGGTTCGCCGCGTTCGCCCTGCTCCAGCTGGCCTTCTGACCGCTGCTTCACAGGTTCGCCAGGTAACCTTTCGGAAACGAAAGGGAGAGCACCAGGTGAACTCGAAGTCGCTGCACGCCGTCTCGCCGGTGCACGGCAGGCTCGCGCTCGGCGGAATCGGCCTCGCCGTGGCCATCTCGATCGACCTGCACCTGCGGCTGTCCGCGCAGGTCAGCCCGATCTGGCAGACGCTGTCGGAGTACGTCTACGGCAAGCTCGGCACGTCATCGGCCGCTCCCCTGTTCAGCGTGATGTGCCTGGCCCTGTCGCTCGGCTCGGTCGCCCTGCTCGCCGGCATCGCGAAGGCCCACCGGCCCGGCACCACCGCCGTGTGCGTGCTGCTCGGCACCTGGTCGGCCGGCCTGCTGGTGTGCGGCCTGGTCCCGGTCGACCCGGACGGCCAGGCGCGTTCGCTGTCCGGACAGGTGCACAACCTCGCCGCGCTCACGGCGTTCGTCGCCCTGCCCGCCGCCGCGTTCGTGCTGACCCGGCGCGGCCGCGAGCGCTGCCCGTGGGAACCGCGCCGGACCACCATCCGGCGCCTGGCCACCGCGAGCTTCACCAGTGTCGGCGTGGTCCTCGGCGGGTTCGTCCTCACGCTCGTCCTCGGCCCGGCACAGCAGGACGTCACGCTCGGCCTGTTCGAGCGCCTGCTGTTCACGATCGACGTCGCCCTGCTGCTGACCATGGTGCGGCCGCTGCTGGCGGTCTCGCGGCGTTAGGCGTCCGCGCGCAGGATGTCGGCCAGCCGTCCGGCGGCCGCGACGACCTGGGGGCCCACCTCGGCCGCCCGCAACGGTTCCAGCGAGACGACGCCGACGCTCGCCTTCAGTCCCGGCACTCCGCGGACCGGTGCCGCGACGCCGGATGCGCCCGCCTGCAGCTCGCCCGTCGACGTCACCCAGCCGTCGCCGCCCGGGCGCAGGCTCATCGCCTTGCCGGCCGCGCCGGCGGTCAGCGAATGCCGGCTCCCGACGCGGTAGGCGACGTGGAAGCTGGTCCACGACGGCTCGACGACGGCCACCGCAAGCGCTTGCTCCCCCTGCGCGACCGACAGGTGCGCCGTCGCGCCGACCTTCTCGGCCAGCTGGCGCAGCACCGGCCCGGCCGCGTCCCGCAGCTGCGGCAGCACCTGCCCGGCCAGCCGCAGGAGGCCGACGCCGAGCCGGACCTTCGTGCCGTCCCGCCACACCAGCCCGCGGTCCGACAGCGGCACGAGCAGCCGGTAGACGGCCGCCCGGCTGGCTCCGATGGCCACGGCCAGCTCCGAGATGGTCGCCGCGTCGCCGCCGGCGTCGGCGACCGCCTGCAGCAGCGCCAGGCCCCGGTCGAGCGTCAGCGACCCTTCCCGGCTGGTCACAGCAAGCCGAGCTCGCCCATGTCGGCAACGGGCTGCTCGAACGAAGCCGCCGCGTACGACGCGAAGAGCGCCCGAACGGCCTTCGCGGCCTGCTCGGACAACGCGCGCGCCTCGTCGGCCAGCGCTTGGCCGTCGGTCGACTGCAGCGCCGCGCGGACGTCACCGCCGGAGAGGCTGCGCGCGGACGCCACGAGCAGGTTCAGGAAGCCGTGGTGCACGAACCCGGTGTCCGGGTCGGTGTGCCGGACCGCGCGGTGCAGGCTGTTCGTCGCCTTGAACGACGCACCGGTGGACCCGCTGACGACGGCCAGGAAGTCGGCCACCTCGTCGACGCTGGGGAAGTTCTCGCCGGCCTGGCCGCCGCAGCGGATCTTCGGCCAGCTGCCGTGCTCGATCACCTTGCGCACGCCGTCGAGCCAGCCGACACCGCGCCGCGGCTCGACCACGCGGATGACGTCCTCGGGCACGAACTCCGAGACGCGCTCCAGCCACACCTCGTCGACGTCCGACGGCGCGGGCATCTCGACCATCCGCAGCGCCAGCAGCTCGCTGCGCGACTCGACGATCGAAATCGCCTTCGGGACGCCGCCCAGCCCGGTGTCGATGATCAGCGACAGCGGCAGCGGCTGCTTCGGCTTGATCTTGATCAGCTCGGTGATCAGCTCCGGCAGCCGGGACGCCTGGCAGAGGAAAACCCCCAGTACACCGGCGTGCTCGGACTCCCGGATGGCGAAGTGCGCACGCAGCGCTTCGGGCATCGCCGCGTCGCCCGGAGGGAACAGCGCCGAGTCGTCGACGAGCCTCGCGAACAGGGGAGGAATTCCACGGGGGCCGGGGGGCGTGAGTTCCACAGCGCTTGACACGACTGACACGCTAGTAGCGTACGACATCAGGACAAAATCGTTCGCACAACGGACACGTCAGAAGGGGGTGCCGATGCCTTACTACCGGCAAGTAGGCGAAGTCCCGCACAAGCGGCACACCGCGTTCCGGAAGCCGGACGGCGGGCTCTACGCCGAAGAGCTGATGGGCGTCGAGGGCTTCTCCGCCGACTCCGCGCTGCTCTACCACCGCGGGCTGCCGACGGCGATCGTCGACGCCGTGGCCGTCGAGGAAGACCGCGGCCCGCTCGCGCCGAACCACCCGCTCAAGCCGCGGCACTTCAGGACGCAGGACCTCAAGTTCGGCGGCGACACCGACGCGGTGACCGACCGGCGCCGGCTGTTCGGCAACAACGACGTCACCATCGGCTTCGTCAGCGCGACCGCGCCCAGCCCGCTCTACCGCAACGCGATCGGCGACGAGCTGTTCTACGTCCAGGGCGGCTCCGCGACCGTCGAGACGATCTACGGCCGCCTCGAGGTCGGCGACGGCGACTACCTCGTGATCCCGACGTCGTGCACCTACCGCGTCCTGCCCCACGGCGAGGTCGGCCTCTTCGTGCTGGAGGCGCGCGGCCACATCGGGCCGCCGAAGCGGTACCTGTCGGCGAAGGGCCAGTTCCTCGAGCACTCGCCGTACTGCGAGCGCGACATCCGCGGGCCGTCCGAGCCGCTGCTGGAAGACGGCGAGGACGTCGACGTGCTCGTGCGCCACCGCGCCGGGCTCACCCGCTACACCTACGCGACGCATCCGTTCGACGTCGTCGGCTGGGACGGCTGCCTCTACCCGTGGG
Proteins encoded in this region:
- a CDS encoding S41 family peptidase translates to MGSEARSAQVEEVIRRLEAHYVFPEVATKLAEVLRQRLGEGAYADVSDAEFATLVTADLQSVNGDKHLRLRHHVDPVAEDGDAEANSDEYRLQAELEGFGVAEVRRLAGNVGYLDTTMLYQPELAGPAITAAMTLLAPSDALLLDVRRNRGGSPGTSALLQTYLVDEPVHYLDIYEREGDRTTQMWTLPYVPGPRFGGTKPIWVLTGPQTFSGGEDLAFSLQRQGRAKTVGEATRGGAHPREQYKIDTYLDVTVSIARSFDPETGENWEGTGVRPDIPVVADQAFDTAYELALKHVLELGDTGPRRLVAEEARQALDRR
- a CDS encoding TMEM165/GDT1 family protein; the encoded protein is MVALISAFGLVLAVELPDKTLVATLVLTTRFRGGPVFAGVCAAFAVQCVIAVAFGSVLTLLPDVVLSLVVAGLFGLGAFMLLREGFSEADEAGEDASRIGPAPKSFIRSAMTSFGVLFAAEWGDASQLATASLTARIGNPVAVGVGAFAALVVVAGLAVFIGGKIRSRIRPKLIQRCAGFVFAGFAAFALLQLAF
- a CDS encoding DUF998 domain-containing protein, which codes for MNSKSLHAVSPVHGRLALGGIGLAVAISIDLHLRLSAQVSPIWQTLSEYVYGKLGTSSAAPLFSVMCLALSLGSVALLAGIAKAHRPGTTAVCVLLGTWSAGLLVCGLVPVDPDGQARSLSGQVHNLAALTAFVALPAAAFVLTRRGRERCPWEPRRTTIRRLATASFTSVGVVLGGFVLTLVLGPAQQDVTLGLFERLLFTIDVALLLTMVRPLLAVSRR
- a CDS encoding IclR family transcriptional regulator, giving the protein MTSREGSLTLDRGLALLQAVADAGGDAATISELAVAIGASRAAVYRLLVPLSDRGLVWRDGTKVRLGVGLLRLAGQVLPQLRDAAGPVLRQLAEKVGATAHLSVAQGEQALAVAVVEPSWTSFHVAYRVGSRHSLTAGAAGKAMSLRPGGDGWVTSTGELQAGASGVAAPVRGVPGLKASVGVVSLEPLRAAEVGPQVVAAAGRLADILRADA
- a CDS encoding homogentisate 1,2-dioxygenase, with translation MPYYRQVGEVPHKRHTAFRKPDGGLYAEELMGVEGFSADSALLYHRGLPTAIVDAVAVEEDRGPLAPNHPLKPRHFRTQDLKFGGDTDAVTDRRRLFGNNDVTIGFVSATAPSPLYRNAIGDELFYVQGGSATVETIYGRLEVGDGDYLVIPTSCTYRVLPHGEVGLFVLEARGHIGPPKRYLSAKGQFLEHSPYCERDIRGPSEPLLEDGEDVDVLVRHRAGLTRYTYATHPFDVVGWDGCLYPWAFNIDDFEPITGRVHQPPPVHQTFEGPNFVVCSFCPRKVDYHEDSIPVPYNHANVDSDELMFYVRGDYEARKGSGIGIGSLSLHPSGFTHGPQPGAAEASIGAEFFDETAVMVDTFAPLELGEAAEASEDPGYAWTWSRRGPKG